One Paramisgurnus dabryanus chromosome 10, PD_genome_1.1, whole genome shotgun sequence genomic region harbors:
- the apba1b gene encoding amyloid-beta A4 precursor protein-binding family A member 1 isoform X6, whose protein sequence is MSHREEPDEVGPRGPPPHRSKQPNGTSHEGGRARWRPCQLHNPDAESQGHHHHHHHYHQPANQQQSGSSRAPPRHCRRHVPGQAQRRRTESVDTEAKAGQQPKPEASRHHRSRYRQQHREEEQQAVNSPPKDQPLETVSPEDSSQELLTPSPQGEPITDKLNEDSPDAQIAHDPDIEEPESSKQLLEEKVQCEKSMFGEENKEDQDYPKEIPDREEDCGTTKTTASKSNFHPESKRSSPLRVDVPPFATNKPIFKSQRSFTESLRMYNAELMSNSTHFKMGNTHTNKETEIDSRYHDEDHQDDLPDSSPETCTDSYSQISPDSQLETPTEYQTESEEPQTFERTQSTSMEKYDNQHDPNDVIQPSSVGSRLHHYDEQSGDEAESSGRDRVQVTNSSSSVSLSQKVLPQQEQSETTLLSLSPDQQLEAAGGPDKSYTSTQQQSTESCRVAGDAVSLAIKDIKEAIEEVKTKAVRSPYTPDKPTEPVWVMRQDLSPVDEFQPPFQSYPESPSQHSESSPQKTAPVQDVVLPVGAESSSVHHHDPDTNTIPNMPSEELRRNLASFPAYVDVPGPCDPEDLIDGIIFAANYLGSTQMLSERTPTKSARMQQAQEAMTRVRDTESGAASEVDLFISTQRIKVLSAYSQQDTMMDHPLRTISYIADIGNMIVLMARKKMIRSQSAQENLDSVETQHENPAQDSQRQYKMICHVFESEDAQLIAQSIGQAFSVAYQEFLRANGIDPEDLSQREYSDLLNTQDMYNDDLIHFSKSENCKDVYIEKQKGEILGVVIVESGWGSILPTVIIASLMHAGPAAKSGRLNIGDQIMTVNGTSLVGLPLSTCQSIIKGLKAQSRIKMNIVRCPPVTMVLIRRPDLRYQLGFSVQNGIICSLMRGGIAERGGVRVGHRIIEINGQSVVATPHEKIVHILSNAVGEIHMKTMPAAMYRLLTAQEQPVYI, encoded by the exons ATGAGCCATAGGGAGGAGCCAGATGAGGTGGGTCCCAGGGGTCCTCCCCCTCACCGCAGCAAGCAGCCTAATGGGACTTCCCATGAGGGAGGTCGAGCCAGATGGAGGCCATGTCAGCTCCACAATCCGGATGCAGAAAGCCAaggccaccatcaccaccaTCATCACTATCATCAACCAGCCAACCAGCAACAGTCTGGATCTAGCCGAGCTCCACCGCGTCATTGTAGGCGGCATGTTCCCGGTCAAGCACAACGCAGGCGGACTGAGAGTGTAGATACAGAAGCAAAAGCTGGCCAACAGCCCAAGCCGGAGGCGTCAAGACACCATCGGAGCAGATACAGACAGCAGCACAGAGAAGAAGAACAACAGGCAGTCAACTCTCCTCCAAAAGATCAACCTTTAGAAACTGTGTCTCCGGAAGATTCCTCGCAAGAACTGCTGACCCCTTCTCCTCAGGGTGAACCAATCACTGATAAACTGAATGAAGACAGCCCAGATGCACAAATTGCTCACGATCCAGATATAGAAGAACCAGagtcttcaaagcaactgttgGAGGAGAAGGTGCAGTGTGAAAAATCAATGTTTGGCGAAGAGAATAAGGAAGACCAGGATTACCCCAAAGAAATACCTGACCGAGAGGAGGATTGCGGCACAACAAAGACTACAGCTTCAAAAAGTAACTTTCATCCTGAAAGCAAAAGAAGCAGCCCACTAAGAGTAGATGTTCCACCATTCGCCACCAACAAACCTATTTTTAAGTCTCAGCGATCCTTCACTGAGTCACTTCGAATGTACAATGCTGAGCTGATGTCTAACTCTACTCATTTTAAGATGGGTAACACTCACACAAACAAAGAAACAGAAATTGATAGTAGATATCATGATGAAGACCACCAAGATGATCTTCCAGACTCTAGTCCTGAGACCTGCACTGATTCATACTCACAAATAAGCCCTGATTCACAACTAGAGACTCCAACGGAATATCAGACAGAATCTGAGGAGCCTCAAACCTTTGAGAGGACCCAGAGCACATCCATGGAGAAGTACGACAACCAGCATGACCCAAATGACGTTATTCAGCCTTCTTCAGTGGGCTCTAGGTTGCACCACTATGATGAACAGTCAGGAGATGAAGCTGAAAGCTCAGGGAGAGATAGAGTACAGGTCACGAATAGTTCAAGTTCGGTCAGTCTTTCACAGAAAGTTCTACCTCAACAGGAGCAATCTGAAACTACCCTCTTAAGTCTTTCACCTGACCAACAACTAGAAGCAGCAGGAGGACCTGACAAATCATACACTTCAACACAGCAACAATCAACAGAGTCTTGCAGGGTTGCAGGAGACGCTGTGTCTTTGGCCATTAAGGACATTAAGGAGGCCATCGAGGAGGTGAAAACCAAGGCTGTGCGTTCACCCTACACACCCGACAAGCCTACCGAGCCCGTGTGGGTGATGAGACAGGATCTGAGCCCCGTCGATGAGTTTCAACCTCCTTTTCAGTCATATCCAGAGTCCCCATCACAGCACTCAGAATCTTCTCCACAGAAAACG GCTCCAGTTCAAGATGTTGTTCTTCCTGTGGGAGCAGAATCCTCCAGTGTTCATCATCATGACCCGGACACAAACACGATTCCCAACATGCCAAGTGAAGAG CTGAGGAGAAATTTGGCCTCTTTCCCTGCATATGTTGATG TTCCTGGCCCATGTGACCCTGAGGATTTGATTGATGGCATCATTTTTGCTGCAAACTACCTTGGTTCCACCCAGATGCTGTCAGAACGAACACCCACAAAGAGCGCACGCATGCAGCAAGCCCAGGAGGCTATGACCCGCGTCCGG GATACAGAGAGCGGGGCGGCATCAGAAGTGGATCTGTTTATATCTACGCAGAGGATCAAAGTGCTTAGTGCTTACTCACAg CAGGACACCATGATGGACCATCCGCTGAGGACCATCTCCTACATAGCTGacattggcaacatgattgtgCTGATGGCACGCAAAAAGATGATTCGCTCTCAGAGCGCTCAGGAGAACCTGGACAGCGTCGAGACCCAACACGAAAACCCGGCGCAAGACAGCCAGCGGCAGTACAAGATGATCTGCCATGTTTTTGAATCAGAAGAC GCTCAACTGATCGCTCAGTCCATTGGTCAGGCCTTCAGCGTTGCTTATCAGGAGTTCCTGAGAGCCAATGGGATTGACCCTGAGGACCTGAGCCAGAGAGAGTACAGTGATCTGCTCAACACTCAGGACATGTACAACGATGACCTCATTCACTTCTCCAAATCAGAAAACTGCAAAGAT GTGTACATAGAAAAACAGAAAGGAGAGATTTTGGGCGTGGTTATCGTGGAGTCCGGTTGGGGTTCGATTCTTCCCACTGTTATCATCGCTAGCCTGATGCACGCTGGACCTGCCGCCAAGTCTGGAAGACTCAACATCGGTGATCAGATCATGACTGTTAATGGCACCAGTCTGGTTGGACTTCCCCTATCCACATGTCAGAGCATCATTAAA GGACTAAAAGCTCAATCCAGAATCAAGATGAACATCGTCAGGTGTCCTCCTGTCACCATGGTCCTCATTCGCAGGCCAGATCTGCGCTATCAACTGGGCTTCAGTGTACAGAATGGCATT ATTTGTAGTCTCATGCGAGGGGGGATCGCAGAAAGGGGAGGGGTTCGTGTTGGGCACCGCATCATCGAGATCAACGGTCAGAGCGTAGTGGCCACACCCCATGAGAAGATTGTACATATTCTGTCAAATGCGGTGGGAGAG ATCCATATGAAGACGATGCCTGCAGCTATGTATCGACTGCTCACTGCCCAGGAACAACCCGTCTACATCTAA
- the apba1b gene encoding amyloid-beta A4 precursor protein-binding family A member 1 isoform X1, giving the protein MSHREEPDEVGPRGPPPHRSKQPNGTSHEGGRARWRPCQLHNPDAESQGHHHHHHHYHQPANQQQSGSSRAPPRHCRRHVPGQAQRRRTESVDTEAKAGQQPKPEASRHHRSRYRQQHREEEQQAVNSPPKDQPLETVSPEDSSQELLTPSPQGEPITDKLNEDSPDAQIAHDPDIEEPESSKQLLEEKVQCEKSMFGEENKEDQDYPKEIPDREEDCGTTKTTASKSNFHPESKRSSPLRVDVPPFATNKPIFKSQRSFTESLRMYNAELMSNSTHFKMGNTHTNKETEIDSRYHDEDHQDDLPDSSPETCTDSYSQISPDSQLETPTEYQTESEEPQTFERTQSTSMEKYDNQHDPNDVIQPSSVGSRLHHYDEQSGDEAESSGRDRVQVTNSSSSVSLSQKVLPQQEQSETTLLSLSPDQQLEAAGGPDKSYTSTQQQSTESCRVAGDAVSLAIKDIKEAIEEVKTKAVRSPYTPDKPTEPVWVMRQDLSPVDEFQPPFQSYPESPSQHSESSPQKTAPVQDVVLPVGAESSSVHHHDPDTNTIPNMPSEELRRNLASFPAYVDVPGPCDPEDLIDGIIFAANYLGSTQMLSERTPTKSARMQQAQEAMTRVRTAQKQAKIRKKQDTESGAASEVDLFISTQRIKVLSAYSQQDTMMDHPLRTISYIADIGNMIVLMARKKMIRSQSAQENLDSVETQHENPAQDSQRQYKMICHVFESEDAQLIAQSIGQAFSVAYQEFLRANGIDPEDLSQREYSDLLNTQDMYNDDLIHFSKSENCKDVYIEKQKGEILGVVIVESGWGSILPTVIIASLMHAGPAAKSGRLNIGDQIMTVNGTSLVGLPLSTCQSIIKGLKAQSRIKMNIVRCPPVTMVLIRRPDLRYQLGFSVQNGIICSLMRGGIAERGGVRVGHRIIEINGQSVVATPHEKIVHILSNAVGEIHMKTMPAAMYRLLTAQEQPVYI; this is encoded by the exons ATGAGCCATAGGGAGGAGCCAGATGAGGTGGGTCCCAGGGGTCCTCCCCCTCACCGCAGCAAGCAGCCTAATGGGACTTCCCATGAGGGAGGTCGAGCCAGATGGAGGCCATGTCAGCTCCACAATCCGGATGCAGAAAGCCAaggccaccatcaccaccaTCATCACTATCATCAACCAGCCAACCAGCAACAGTCTGGATCTAGCCGAGCTCCACCGCGTCATTGTAGGCGGCATGTTCCCGGTCAAGCACAACGCAGGCGGACTGAGAGTGTAGATACAGAAGCAAAAGCTGGCCAACAGCCCAAGCCGGAGGCGTCAAGACACCATCGGAGCAGATACAGACAGCAGCACAGAGAAGAAGAACAACAGGCAGTCAACTCTCCTCCAAAAGATCAACCTTTAGAAACTGTGTCTCCGGAAGATTCCTCGCAAGAACTGCTGACCCCTTCTCCTCAGGGTGAACCAATCACTGATAAACTGAATGAAGACAGCCCAGATGCACAAATTGCTCACGATCCAGATATAGAAGAACCAGagtcttcaaagcaactgttgGAGGAGAAGGTGCAGTGTGAAAAATCAATGTTTGGCGAAGAGAATAAGGAAGACCAGGATTACCCCAAAGAAATACCTGACCGAGAGGAGGATTGCGGCACAACAAAGACTACAGCTTCAAAAAGTAACTTTCATCCTGAAAGCAAAAGAAGCAGCCCACTAAGAGTAGATGTTCCACCATTCGCCACCAACAAACCTATTTTTAAGTCTCAGCGATCCTTCACTGAGTCACTTCGAATGTACAATGCTGAGCTGATGTCTAACTCTACTCATTTTAAGATGGGTAACACTCACACAAACAAAGAAACAGAAATTGATAGTAGATATCATGATGAAGACCACCAAGATGATCTTCCAGACTCTAGTCCTGAGACCTGCACTGATTCATACTCACAAATAAGCCCTGATTCACAACTAGAGACTCCAACGGAATATCAGACAGAATCTGAGGAGCCTCAAACCTTTGAGAGGACCCAGAGCACATCCATGGAGAAGTACGACAACCAGCATGACCCAAATGACGTTATTCAGCCTTCTTCAGTGGGCTCTAGGTTGCACCACTATGATGAACAGTCAGGAGATGAAGCTGAAAGCTCAGGGAGAGATAGAGTACAGGTCACGAATAGTTCAAGTTCGGTCAGTCTTTCACAGAAAGTTCTACCTCAACAGGAGCAATCTGAAACTACCCTCTTAAGTCTTTCACCTGACCAACAACTAGAAGCAGCAGGAGGACCTGACAAATCATACACTTCAACACAGCAACAATCAACAGAGTCTTGCAGGGTTGCAGGAGACGCTGTGTCTTTGGCCATTAAGGACATTAAGGAGGCCATCGAGGAGGTGAAAACCAAGGCTGTGCGTTCACCCTACACACCCGACAAGCCTACCGAGCCCGTGTGGGTGATGAGACAGGATCTGAGCCCCGTCGATGAGTTTCAACCTCCTTTTCAGTCATATCCAGAGTCCCCATCACAGCACTCAGAATCTTCTCCACAGAAAACG GCTCCAGTTCAAGATGTTGTTCTTCCTGTGGGAGCAGAATCCTCCAGTGTTCATCATCATGACCCGGACACAAACACGATTCCCAACATGCCAAGTGAAGAG CTGAGGAGAAATTTGGCCTCTTTCCCTGCATATGTTGATG TTCCTGGCCCATGTGACCCTGAGGATTTGATTGATGGCATCATTTTTGCTGCAAACTACCTTGGTTCCACCCAGATGCTGTCAGAACGAACACCCACAAAGAGCGCACGCATGCAGCAAGCCCAGGAGGCTATGACCCGCGTCCGG ACAGCCCAGAAACAGGCCAAAATTCGAAAAAAG CAGGATACAGAGAGCGGGGCGGCATCAGAAGTGGATCTGTTTATATCTACGCAGAGGATCAAAGTGCTTAGTGCTTACTCACAg CAGGACACCATGATGGACCATCCGCTGAGGACCATCTCCTACATAGCTGacattggcaacatgattgtgCTGATGGCACGCAAAAAGATGATTCGCTCTCAGAGCGCTCAGGAGAACCTGGACAGCGTCGAGACCCAACACGAAAACCCGGCGCAAGACAGCCAGCGGCAGTACAAGATGATCTGCCATGTTTTTGAATCAGAAGAC GCTCAACTGATCGCTCAGTCCATTGGTCAGGCCTTCAGCGTTGCTTATCAGGAGTTCCTGAGAGCCAATGGGATTGACCCTGAGGACCTGAGCCAGAGAGAGTACAGTGATCTGCTCAACACTCAGGACATGTACAACGATGACCTCATTCACTTCTCCAAATCAGAAAACTGCAAAGAT GTGTACATAGAAAAACAGAAAGGAGAGATTTTGGGCGTGGTTATCGTGGAGTCCGGTTGGGGTTCGATTCTTCCCACTGTTATCATCGCTAGCCTGATGCACGCTGGACCTGCCGCCAAGTCTGGAAGACTCAACATCGGTGATCAGATCATGACTGTTAATGGCACCAGTCTGGTTGGACTTCCCCTATCCACATGTCAGAGCATCATTAAA GGACTAAAAGCTCAATCCAGAATCAAGATGAACATCGTCAGGTGTCCTCCTGTCACCATGGTCCTCATTCGCAGGCCAGATCTGCGCTATCAACTGGGCTTCAGTGTACAGAATGGCATT ATTTGTAGTCTCATGCGAGGGGGGATCGCAGAAAGGGGAGGGGTTCGTGTTGGGCACCGCATCATCGAGATCAACGGTCAGAGCGTAGTGGCCACACCCCATGAGAAGATTGTACATATTCTGTCAAATGCGGTGGGAGAG ATCCATATGAAGACGATGCCTGCAGCTATGTATCGACTGCTCACTGCCCAGGAACAACCCGTCTACATCTAA